From a region of the Deltaproteobacteria bacterium genome:
- a CDS encoding nitroreductase family protein — MNELMKNITERRSIRNYLETPIPDEMLSQVLEAVRWSPSWANTQCWEVIVVKDPETRAALGETLAKGNPGKKAILKAPVVLVICGRLGTSGFYNNVVTTKFGDWFMFDLGIATQSLCLCAQSLGLGTLITGLFDHDKAKALLNVPEGCELVSMIPIGYPERGTSAPKRRELSEFVHTEAFGRKG; from the coding sequence ATGAACGAGCTTATGAAAAACATAACCGAGCGCAGAAGCATCCGCAATTACCTGGAAACTCCCATTCCCGACGAGATGCTCTCCCAGGTTCTGGAGGCCGTGCGCTGGTCGCCAAGTTGGGCCAACACCCAGTGCTGGGAAGTGATCGTGGTGAAAGACCCGGAAACCAGGGCGGCCCTGGGCGAGACCCTGGCCAAGGGTAACCCGGGAAAAAAGGCCATCTTAAAGGCCCCGGTGGTGCTTGTCATCTGCGGCAGGCTGGGAACCAGCGGCTTCTACAACAACGTGGTGACCACCAAGTTCGGCGACTGGTTCATGTTCGATCTTGGCATCGCAACCCAAAGCCTCTGCCTCTGCGCCCAATCGTTAGGCCTGGGAACCCTCATAACCGGGCTCTTCGATCACGACAAGGCCAAGGCCCTGCTGAACGTTCCCGAAGGTTGCGAGCTTGTCAGCATGATTCCCATCGGCTATCCAGAAAGGGGCACCAGCGCCCCCAAGCGCCGGGAGCTTTCCGAATTCGT
- the prmA gene encoding 50S ribosomal protein L11 methyltransferase, whose translation MMKTSSWLMVKAVFEGENALIFQELAAQVFVGHGIDEVELTEPGRTGLVDDRDSEYSVTGHLPDDAEGGKVLESLSADLMRLAENLSVDCEIRTDTRRNEEWSETWKRFFHPLKVTDRLVIKPSWEDYKASADEIVIEIDPGMAFGTGGHATTSMCLKLLEKWLRPGQRVWDVGTGSGILMVAAAKLGAGWILGTDFDPDALMVARENLAANSVPETLFDLRLADLARGVDVETFPLIVANLEAKPVVSLMEMMAGRLSRDAVVILSGIITEKRDWVLERLDALGMRVLEVNDTGEWCALALMPCCAA comes from the coding sequence GTGATGAAAACAAGTAGCTGGCTTATGGTGAAGGCGGTTTTCGAGGGTGAAAACGCCCTGATTTTTCAGGAACTTGCGGCCCAGGTCTTCGTAGGCCACGGAATCGACGAGGTGGAACTTACCGAGCCCGGAAGGACCGGGCTTGTTGACGACCGGGACAGTGAATACTCGGTCACCGGGCATCTTCCGGACGACGCGGAAGGCGGAAAAGTACTGGAAAGCCTTTCCGCCGACCTTATGCGGCTGGCCGAAAACCTTTCCGTGGACTGCGAAATCCGTACCGACACTCGCCGTAACGAGGAGTGGAGCGAAACCTGGAAGCGTTTCTTCCATCCCCTGAAGGTGACCGACCGGCTGGTGATAAAGCCGTCCTGGGAGGATTACAAGGCGTCGGCTGACGAGATAGTCATCGAAATAGACCCCGGAATGGCCTTCGGAACAGGCGGCCACGCCACCACCTCCATGTGCCTTAAACTTCTGGAAAAATGGCTTCGCCCCGGCCAGAGGGTGTGGGACGTGGGGACCGGAAGCGGCATACTGATGGTGGCCGCCGCAAAACTGGGCGCGGGATGGATTCTTGGCACCGATTTCGACCCGGACGCGCTGATGGTGGCGCGTGAAAACCTTGCGGCAAACTCCGTGCCGGAAACCCTGTTCGACCTTCGCCTTGCTGATCTGGCAAGGGGCGTTGACGTGGAAACCTTTCCCCTCATCGTCGCCAACCTTGAGGCAAAGCCCGTGGTGAGCCTTATGGAGATGATGGCGGGACGCCTTTCCAGGGACGCTGTGGTCATTCTTTCCGGCATAATCACCGAAAAGAGGGACTGGGTGCTGGAAAGGCTCGATGCTTTGGGCATGAGGGTCCTGGAAGTGAACGACACAGGCGAATGGTGCGCCCTTGCCTTGATGCCTTGCTGCGCGGCTTAA
- the dnaB gene encoding replicative DNA helicase — translation MAEKGRKKQKTALDDPSLSRVPPQNLEAEESLLASVLVGESVLPVIMEHLEPGDFYSEANRKIFGAMLDLFGRGEPTDIITIGNQLKRKKELEAIGGYPYLARLNEEVPVAVNAPHYAKIVKDKAILRRLIEQAHRIVRHCFEEDDDVREIVDFAENAIFSVSDDENASAISPVTPLLHESLQKIGKRKDDRSPLTGVPTPFPDMDRKTSGFQPGALIILAARPGMGKTALALNFASHAAKKGEPVLFFSLEMSNDQLVERVLCAEARVNAWNVRGGYLNNDDYGRLRDAVGNLDGIPLFLDDSGMLTALDVRAKARRIKKEKGLSMIIVDYLQLMKGPSEAERRDLEISFISRSLKSLAKELSVPIIALSQLNRKIEGRENKRPMLSDLRESGALEQDADMVMFINREDKDAAGEADKSQGKPAELIIAKHRQGSPGTVNLFFFGEYTRFEEAERDR, via the coding sequence ATGGCCGAAAAAGGCAGGAAAAAGCAGAAGACCGCCCTGGATGACCCGTCCCTGAGCCGGGTTCCGCCCCAGAACCTGGAGGCCGAGGAATCCCTTCTGGCATCGGTCCTGGTGGGCGAGTCGGTTCTTCCGGTAATTATGGAGCACCTGGAGCCGGGCGATTTCTACTCCGAGGCCAACAGGAAAATCTTCGGGGCCATGCTGGACCTTTTCGGCAGGGGCGAGCCCACCGACATCATCACCATAGGAAACCAGTTAAAGCGCAAAAAGGAGCTGGAGGCCATAGGAGGCTACCCCTATCTTGCGCGCCTCAACGAAGAAGTGCCGGTGGCGGTGAACGCCCCCCATTACGCTAAAATCGTGAAGGACAAGGCCATTTTGCGCCGCCTCATCGAGCAGGCCCACAGGATAGTGCGGCACTGTTTCGAGGAAGACGACGACGTGCGCGAGATAGTGGATTTCGCTGAAAACGCCATCTTCTCGGTATCCGACGACGAGAACGCCTCCGCAATTTCCCCGGTGACTCCGCTTCTGCACGAGTCCCTCCAAAAGATAGGAAAGCGCAAGGACGACCGTAGCCCCCTCACGGGCGTTCCCACGCCCTTTCCAGACATGGACCGCAAGACCAGCGGCTTCCAGCCCGGGGCGCTGATAATTCTGGCGGCCCGGCCCGGAATGGGTAAGACCGCCCTGGCCTTGAACTTCGCCTCCCATGCGGCCAAAAAGGGCGAGCCGGTGCTTTTTTTCAGCCTCGAAATGTCCAACGACCAGCTTGTCGAGCGCGTCCTGTGCGCCGAGGCCAGGGTGAACGCCTGGAACGTAAGGGGCGGATATCTCAACAACGACGATTACGGAAGGCTCCGGGACGCGGTGGGAAACCTGGACGGCATCCCGCTGTTTCTTGATGACTCCGGCATGTTGACGGCCCTGGACGTCCGGGCCAAGGCCAGGAGGATCAAGAAGGAAAAGGGCCTTTCCATGATAATCGTGGATTATCTCCAGCTCATGAAAGGCCCTTCCGAGGCCGAGCGCCGGGACCTCGAAATCTCCTTCATATCGCGCTCGCTCAAAAGCCTTGCCAAGGAGCTTTCGGTCCCCATAATCGCCCTTTCCCAGTTGAACAGGAAGATCGAGGGCCGGGAGAACAAGCGTCCCATGCTTTCGGACCTTCGGGAATCGGGAGCTTTGGAGCAGGACGCGGACATGGTGATGTTCATAAACCGGGAAGACAAGGACGCTGCCGGCGAAGCGGACAAAAGCCAGGGGAAGCCCGCCGAGCTCATCATCGCCAAGCACCGCCAGGGCTCGCCCGGAACCGTGAACCTTTTCTTTTTCGGCGAGTATACCCGGTTCGAGGAAGCCGAAAGGGATCGTTGA
- a CDS encoding sugar phosphate isomerase/epimerase — MKIGLMNDPAKPVADEIRRIGRAGFDFIDLTLEGPCAFSIDPKEIKPILSDCGLFVVGHTDPLLPWAYPVESVRRACISEFARAAETFAALGAKLMNIHPCYAAPVLMRNDVVEFNRSSLPAIAQAATSFNLSLMLENFMFPFNTVEVMKGLMDAVPGLLLHLDFGHTNLGGDGPDVFLDRLGADLAHVHFSDNRGWADHHMPLGVGTVDWKKMVSALKKSGYDGTITLEVFCSDPDMGMEYCKMSRDYVRSLWDEAG; from the coding sequence ATGAAGATAGGCCTTATGAACGACCCGGCAAAGCCGGTTGCGGACGAAATCCGGCGCATTGGCCGGGCTGGCTTTGATTTTATTGATCTAACGCTTGAAGGACCATGCGCCTTTTCCATTGATCCCAAAGAGATAAAGCCAATACTGTCCGATTGCGGCCTTTTTGTGGTGGGCCACACGGACCCGCTTCTTCCCTGGGCCTACCCCGTGGAGTCGGTGCGGCGGGCCTGCATTTCGGAATTCGCCAGGGCGGCGGAGACCTTCGCCGCGCTTGGGGCGAAGCTCATGAACATCCACCCCTGCTACGCGGCCCCGGTGCTCATGAGAAACGATGTGGTTGAATTCAACCGCTCCTCCCTGCCCGCCATAGCACAGGCTGCAACATCTTTTAATCTAAGCCTTATGCTGGAAAACTTCATGTTTCCCTTCAATACGGTGGAGGTCATGAAGGGCCTCATGGACGCCGTCCCCGGCCTTCTGCTTCATCTCGATTTCGGCCACACAAACCTTGGCGGCGACGGCCCGGATGTCTTTCTTGACCGGCTTGGGGCGGACCTCGCCCACGTTCATTTTTCCGACAACCGGGGATGGGCCGACCACCACATGCCCCTGGGGGTTGGAACCGTTGACTGGAAAAAAATGGTGTCGGCCCTTAAAAAATCGGGCTACGACGGAACCATCACCCTTGAGGTATTCTGCTCCGACCCGGATATGGGCATGGAATATTGCAAAATGAGCCGGGACTATGTGCGCAGCCTGTGGGATGAGGCAGGCTGA
- a CDS encoding DEAD/DEAH box helicase codes for MPRRINEIERFVSDIQSSPSMGRLVVHHREIPAKKARYADVSEPWPDEISSLLDKIGVGRLYSHQAKAIDEVRAGRNVAIATATASGKTHVYNLPFLEAVLKNPKARALYLFPLKALAQDQLKTFEALAALFPNPPTAAVYDGDTKDAARRKIRANPPNALFTNPEMLHLALLPFHSLWREFFSNLAFVVVDEMHTYRGVMGSHMAWVFRRLARICAWYGANPVFVLCSATIANPAELGGRLIGQKISLVNETGAGAGKKHLIFVNPDSSMPRAAIRILKAAVKRQMRTIVDTQSRKLAELLAMWTSSRVGDFSRKICSYRAGYLPEERRDIESRLASGELLAVVSTSALELGIDIGNLDLCLLAGYPGTVMATLQRGGRVGRQMADSAVILVAGEDALDQYFMNNPDDFFSRGAEAAVINPENPIIAARHVECAASELPLTVGDPFLSDSVVKSVLFRLVREGRLLRDHLEESFYAAKRGIHREVDLRGSGDQYRIALLTGQEGEDGLSGPTIGHIDGNRVFRETHPGAVYLHQGKTHLVKSLDLAGKTAGVKSCRVDYYTTVRAEKDTEILEVFEEKQVGGARVYRGRLKVTDQVTGYEKKQVKGGKSLGITPLDLPPSVFETRGLWFAVPKEVMRQAEAQKLHFMGGIHAMEHAAIGILPLIVMCDRNDLGGISTPLHPQVGGPAVFIYDSAHGGVGLSDIAFVKAAELLEKTRKVIESCRCELGCPSCVHSPKCGSGNRPIDKKASLFILTAMQKGGAGGRNISQKQVPTVKRDKLDETGPLGMFLSGISEAAAHEEPPSSVSGGKPSKTAGRGKPILPENLYGLKESRVSRAEPKTETGGMGRVMAKSVNFAVLDVETRRSAEEVGGWHKARSMGVSVAVLYDSVRDEFFDFPQEGIEELYARLTGFDLVVGFNIMRFDYEVLSAHSRGNFRKLPTLDMLAEIYKTLGYRLSLNSLAKATLGTEKSADGLVALEWWKEGRVAEIVEYCRKDVAVTRDLYLYGAEKGHLLFTNKAQKLVEVPVKWGSQTEK; via the coding sequence ATGCCCAGGCGCATCAATGAAATTGAGAGATTCGTTTCGGACATCCAGTCGTCACCGTCAATGGGGCGGCTTGTGGTCCACCACAGGGAGATTCCGGCCAAAAAGGCAAGGTATGCGGACGTTTCCGAGCCCTGGCCGGATGAAATATCGTCTCTTCTGGATAAGATCGGCGTCGGGCGTCTTTACTCCCATCAGGCCAAGGCCATCGACGAGGTGCGGGCCGGGCGCAACGTGGCCATAGCCACAGCCACGGCAAGCGGCAAGACCCACGTCTATAACCTACCGTTTTTGGAGGCGGTTTTAAAAAACCCCAAGGCCCGCGCCCTGTACCTTTTTCCTTTGAAGGCCCTGGCCCAGGACCAGTTGAAGACCTTCGAGGCCCTGGCGGCGCTTTTTCCCAACCCGCCCACGGCGGCGGTTTACGATGGTGACACCAAGGACGCGGCCCGGAGGAAGATTCGGGCGAATCCACCCAACGCGCTTTTCACCAACCCGGAAATGCTCCACCTGGCGCTTCTGCCCTTTCACAGCCTCTGGAGGGAGTTCTTCTCCAACCTGGCCTTTGTTGTGGTGGATGAGATGCACACTTACCGGGGCGTAATGGGCAGCCACATGGCCTGGGTGTTCCGCCGTCTTGCGAGAATTTGCGCGTGGTACGGGGCAAACCCTGTTTTCGTGCTGTGCTCGGCCACAATAGCCAACCCGGCGGAGCTTGGCGGGCGGCTCATCGGGCAAAAAATCTCACTGGTGAACGAGACCGGGGCGGGTGCCGGCAAAAAGCACCTCATTTTCGTCAACCCGGATTCATCAATGCCGCGCGCCGCCATAAGAATTCTGAAGGCCGCAGTAAAGCGCCAGATGCGCACCATCGTCGACACCCAGTCCCGGAAGCTCGCGGAGCTTCTTGCCATGTGGACGTCGAGCCGGGTGGGGGATTTTTCCCGTAAAATCTGCTCCTACCGGGCCGGGTATCTGCCGGAGGAGCGCCGGGACATCGAGTCGCGCCTGGCTTCAGGCGAGCTTTTGGCCGTGGTTTCCACAAGCGCCCTGGAGCTTGGCATAGACATAGGAAACCTGGACCTCTGCCTTCTGGCCGGGTATCCGGGAACCGTGATGGCCACCCTGCAGCGGGGAGGCAGGGTGGGGCGACAGATGGCCGATTCGGCGGTGATCCTGGTTGCGGGTGAGGACGCCCTTGACCAGTATTTCATGAATAACCCGGATGATTTTTTCTCGCGCGGTGCCGAGGCTGCGGTCATAAACCCGGAAAACCCCATCATTGCGGCAAGGCACGTGGAATGCGCGGCAAGCGAGCTGCCGCTTACTGTGGGCGACCCTTTTCTGAGCGACTCCGTGGTGAAGTCCGTTCTTTTTCGGCTGGTGCGGGAAGGAAGGCTTCTGCGGGACCATCTTGAGGAAAGCTTTTACGCCGCCAAAAGGGGCATTCACCGGGAGGTTGACCTAAGGGGCTCCGGCGACCAGTACAGAATAGCGCTTCTGACCGGGCAGGAAGGCGAGGACGGACTGAGCGGACCCACCATCGGCCATATCGACGGCAACCGGGTCTTTCGGGAGACCCATCCGGGCGCGGTCTATCTTCACCAGGGAAAGACCCACCTGGTGAAAAGCCTGGACCTTGCCGGAAAGACCGCCGGGGTAAAATCCTGCCGGGTCGATTACTACACAACGGTCCGGGCCGAGAAGGACACGGAAATCCTTGAGGTTTTCGAGGAAAAACAGGTGGGCGGGGCGCGAGTCTATAGGGGCAGGCTTAAGGTAACCGATCAGGTTACGGGTTACGAGAAAAAGCAGGTGAAGGGCGGCAAAAGCCTTGGAATCACGCCCTTGGACCTTCCCCCCAGCGTTTTCGAGACCCGTGGCCTGTGGTTCGCCGTTCCAAAGGAAGTGATGCGGCAGGCCGAGGCCCAAAAACTTCATTTCATGGGCGGAATCCACGCAATGGAGCATGCCGCCATAGGCATTCTGCCCCTTATCGTCATGTGCGACAGAAACGACCTTGGCGGCATATCCACGCCCCTGCACCCCCAGGTAGGGGGGCCTGCGGTCTTCATTTACGATTCCGCCCACGGCGGGGTGGGCCTGTCCGACATCGCCTTTGTGAAGGCCGCAGAACTCCTCGAAAAAACCCGGAAGGTGATAGAATCATGCAGGTGCGAGCTGGGTTGCCCGTCCTGCGTCCATTCCCCCAAGTGCGGCAGCGGAAACCGGCCTATTGACAAAAAAGCCAGTCTCTTTATTCTTACCGCCATGCAAAAGGGCGGGGCAGGGGGGCGTAACATTTCTCAAAAGCAGGTTCCGACCGTTAAGCGTGATAAATTGGACGAAACCGGCCCCCTTGGGATGTTTTTAAGCGGCATTTCGGAAGCTGCGGCCCATGAGGAGCCCCCAAGCTCGGTTTCCGGCGGAAAGCCCTCAAAAACGGCGGGGCGTGGAAAGCCGATTTTGCCGGAGAACCTTTATGGTTTGAAGGAAAGCCGTGTGAGCCGCGCGGAACCGAAAACTGAAACAGGCGGGATGGGGCGGGTGATGGCAAAATCGGTCAATTTCGCGGTGTTGGACGTGGAAACCAGGCGCAGCGCCGAGGAGGTCGGCGGCTGGCACAAGGCCCGGTCAATGGGGGTGAGCGTAGCCGTGCTTTACGATTCCGTGCGGGACGAATTTTTCGATTTTCCCCAGGAGGGCATTGAGGAGCTTTACGCAAGGCTTACGGGTTTTGATCTCGTGGTGGGCTTCAACATCATGCGCTTTGACTACGAGGTGCTTTCGGCCCACAGCCGGGGCAATTTCCGCAAGCTGCCCACGCTGGACATGCTGGCCGAAATCTACAAGACCCTGGGATACAGGTTAAGTTTGAACAGCCTTGCCAAGGCAACCCTTGGAACTGAAAAATCCGCCGACGGCCTTGTGGCCCTGGAATGGTGGAAAGAGGGCCGGGTGGCCGAGATCGTCGAGTACTGCCGCAAGGACGTGGCCGTCACCCGCGACCTTTATTTATACGGCGCTGAAAAGGGGCATCTCCTTTTCACCAACAAGGCGCAAAAGCTGGTGGAGGTCCCTGTAAAGTGGGGGTCTCAGACGGAAAAATGA
- a CDS encoding crotonase/enoyl-CoA hydratase family protein, whose translation MSEGKVTTERKGHVFLMGLDRTDKANAFDGALWRALSAAYAELEDDDDLRVGVLFAHGKHFTGGVELTQWKDYFAAGRFPDLPEKGVDPLNRSDLRPLTKPIVMAVQGICFTIGLELLLATDIRVAAENVRFGQIEIKRGIYPVGGGTVRLIQEVGWGNAQRYLLTGDEINAQEALRIGLVQEVTPVGKELDRAVEIAQTIAAQAPLGVKASLLSSRMARLDGERAAFARLMPDIRPIMKSGDAAEGVASFVERRAAKFEGK comes from the coding sequence ATGAGCGAAGGAAAGGTGACAACCGAGAGAAAAGGCCACGTTTTTCTTATGGGGCTTGACCGGACGGACAAGGCCAACGCATTTGACGGCGCGCTTTGGCGGGCGCTTTCCGCCGCCTATGCCGAACTCGAGGATGACGACGACTTGAGGGTGGGGGTCCTTTTCGCCCACGGAAAACACTTCACCGGCGGCGTGGAGCTTACCCAGTGGAAGGATTATTTTGCGGCGGGCCGCTTTCCCGACCTTCCCGAAAAAGGCGTCGATCCCTTGAATCGCTCGGACCTTCGCCCCCTCACCAAGCCCATAGTGATGGCCGTTCAGGGAATCTGCTTCACCATCGGCCTTGAACTGCTGCTGGCCACGGATATAAGGGTGGCTGCGGAAAACGTGAGGTTCGGCCAGATAGAGATAAAGCGCGGAATCTACCCCGTGGGCGGCGGAACGGTCCGGCTCATCCAGGAAGTGGGCTGGGGCAACGCCCAGCGCTATCTTCTGACGGGAGACGAGATCAACGCCCAAGAAGCCTTGCGAATCGGGCTCGTGCAGGAAGTGACGCCTGTCGGAAAAGAGCTTGACCGGGCCGTTGAGATCGCCCAAACCATCGCGGCCCAGGCCCCCCTGGGGGTAAAGGCTAGCCTTCTGTCCTCCCGCATGGCGAGGCTTGACGGCGAACGGGCGGCCTTCGCTCGCCTCATGCCGGACATACGTCCCATAATGAAATCCGGGGACGCCGCCGAGGGCGTGGCCTCCTTCGTGGAACGCCGAGCCGCGAAGTTTGAGGGAAAATAG
- a CDS encoding acyl-CoA dehydrogenase, whose amino-acid sequence MAERFVSMRNVRFLLYEVFGVQSLCETKRFSGHTKKTFDMILDATFKLARDQFFPICGEMDEHPPYLENGVVKVHPNVSRIMRELGEGGWTSAAFPPEQGGDGLPFSVTIMNHFIFNAANYSAAIFPELASGAARLITSFGSKELNEIYVPNMLAGRWQGTMALTEPQAGSSLSDITTEAQPTEEGWYSISGHKIFISAGDHDGAENVVHLMLAKIPGGPKGVKGISMFVVPKLRPEAGGFVPNDVTVTQVFHKLGYRGAPLTELSIGEKGGCRGYLVGEPNNGLKYMFQLMNEARLGVGTGAAGIASAAYHEALEYVKKRTQGRNIASKDPALPQIPIIEHADVKRMLLFQRGVVEGGISLILECCMALDKAETETGEEKEKWEMLLEILTPIAKTYPSEMGILSCSQAIQCLGGYGFCEDFSVEQYYRDMRIHPIHEGTTGIQAMDLLGRKCVMNGGKAFMAFMGEAGKTVAEGLGVSALAPLAKKLGDALESLQNTVMILVGRAQAKGPDAFLADATLFLECFGHIAVSWQWLKQALAAAAALGKNPSGGEKDFYEGKILTCRYFFAYELPKTLGLFARLSDEDPITLQMQQKHFTF is encoded by the coding sequence GTGGCTGAACGGTTTGTCAGTATGCGAAACGTGCGGTTTCTGCTCTACGAGGTGTTCGGAGTCCAATCCCTGTGCGAAACAAAGCGTTTTTCCGGGCACACGAAAAAGACATTCGACATGATTCTGGACGCCACCTTCAAATTGGCACGGGACCAGTTTTTTCCAATCTGCGGCGAGATGGACGAACATCCTCCTTACCTGGAAAACGGAGTGGTTAAGGTTCACCCCAATGTTTCCCGCATCATGAGGGAGCTTGGGGAAGGCGGCTGGACCAGCGCGGCCTTTCCTCCCGAGCAGGGCGGCGACGGCCTGCCATTTTCTGTCACCATCATGAATCATTTCATCTTCAACGCCGCCAACTACTCGGCCGCCATTTTTCCGGAACTGGCCTCGGGCGCGGCCCGGCTCATAACGTCCTTCGGTTCGAAGGAGCTTAACGAAATCTACGTGCCCAACATGCTGGCCGGCCGCTGGCAGGGGACCATGGCCTTGACCGAGCCCCAGGCCGGAAGCTCGCTTTCGGATATCACAACTGAGGCCCAACCCACCGAAGAGGGATGGTACAGCATTTCCGGGCACAAAATCTTCATCTCGGCGGGCGACCACGACGGCGCGGAAAACGTGGTTCATCTAATGCTGGCCAAAATTCCCGGCGGGCCCAAAGGGGTCAAGGGCATATCCATGTTCGTGGTGCCCAAGCTCCGGCCCGAAGCGGGCGGATTCGTTCCCAACGACGTCACCGTCACCCAGGTCTTCCACAAGCTGGGATACCGGGGAGCGCCCTTAACCGAGCTTTCCATTGGGGAGAAGGGCGGGTGCCGGGGCTACCTTGTGGGCGAGCCCAACAATGGCCTCAAATACATGTTCCAGCTCATGAACGAGGCCCGGCTGGGGGTGGGAACTGGGGCGGCGGGAATCGCCTCCGCCGCCTACCACGAGGCCCTGGAATACGTTAAAAAGCGCACCCAAGGCCGCAACATCGCATCCAAGGACCCCGCGCTTCCGCAGATTCCCATAATCGAGCACGCGGACGTGAAGCGGATGCTTTTGTTTCAGAGGGGCGTTGTGGAAGGCGGAATCAGCCTCATCCTGGAATGCTGCATGGCCCTCGACAAGGCCGAGACCGAGACGGGCGAGGAAAAGGAAAAATGGGAGATGCTCCTTGAAATACTCACTCCCATCGCCAAGACCTACCCAAGCGAAATGGGGATTCTCTCGTGCAGCCAGGCCATCCAGTGCCTTGGCGGCTATGGTTTCTGCGAGGATTTCTCCGTTGAGCAGTACTACCGCGACATGAGGATACACCCCATCCACGAGGGCACCACGGGCATACAGGCCATGGACCTTCTGGGAAGAAAGTGCGTGATGAACGGGGGAAAGGCCTTCATGGCCTTTATGGGTGAGGCAGGAAAAACGGTTGCGGAAGGCCTTGGCGTTTCCGCCCTGGCCCCCCTTGCAAAAAAGCTTGGGGATGCCCTGGAAAGCCTTCAGAACACCGTGATGATCCTTGTGGGCAGGGCCCAGGCCAAGGGGCCGGACGCCTTTCTGGCGGACGCGACGCTTTTCCTTGAATGTTTCGGCCACATCGCAGTTTCATGGCAATGGCTCAAGCAGGCCCTGGCGGCCGCGGCGGCCCTGGGGAAGAACCCCTCAGGCGGCGAGAAGGACTTCTACGAGGGAAAGATTTTAACCTGCCGCTACTTTTTCGCCTACGAGCTTCCAAAGACCCTGGGGCTTTTCGCTAGGCTTTCTGATGAAGACCCGATAACGCTTCAAATGCAGCAGAAACATTTCACCTTCTAA
- a CDS encoding nitroreductase family protein, producing MNWQTNAAPVAHVEEECLSCGACVRACSRNNFSFDQSRKVRLAADAGSSCIICGHCMAVCPQEGAILLSGRDGSALRKISELPSPEAVLNLLASRRSIRNFEDTPLATEQIEALLDAARYAPSGHNSQDYRFAVVLGRESVGDIGRAVLKFYRRILGLLDSRAGSGIVRLAAGKKTYGVLKVMESRLRQHVLAYKNHGQVHLVWDAPCLVFIHGPDRDDSKTNAILAGYNIMLAAHSANLGTCVLGLLRGGIKHAKKEMEQAGASIPKGHAIHMILCVGVPKNSIKFLKIPPRNPPGA from the coding sequence ATGAACTGGCAAACAAATGCAGCCCCCGTCGCCCATGTGGAGGAAGAGTGCCTTTCCTGCGGGGCCTGCGTAAGGGCGTGCTCCAGAAATAATTTTTCGTTCGACCAGTCCCGCAAGGTCAGGCTGGCCGCCGATGCCGGTTCGTCCTGCATCATTTGCGGCCACTGCATGGCGGTCTGCCCCCAGGAAGGCGCGATACTGCTTTCGGGCCGGGACGGCTCCGCTCTCAGGAAAATTTCCGAACTGCCAAGCCCGGAGGCCGTCCTCAACCTCCTGGCCTCAAGGCGGAGCATCCGAAACTTCGAGGATACCCCGCTTGCCACGGAGCAGATCGAGGCCCTTCTCGACGCGGCCCGGTACGCCCCGTCCGGCCACAACAGCCAGGATTACCGTTTCGCGGTGGTTCTGGGAAGGGAAAGTGTCGGGGACATCGGCAGGGCGGTTCTGAAGTTTTACAGGAGGATTCTGGGGCTCCTGGACTCAAGGGCCGGGTCGGGCATAGTTCGTCTGGCCGCCGGAAAAAAGACCTACGGGGTTTTGAAGGTCATGGAGTCAAGGCTTCGGCAGCACGTTTTGGCCTATAAAAATCACGGGCAGGTGCACCTGGTGTGGGACGCGCCCTGCCTGGTTTTCATCCACGGGCCCGACCGCGACGATTCAAAAACCAACGCCATCTTAGCCGGTTACAACATAATGCTGGCGGCCCACTCCGCAAACCTTGGGACCTGCGTCCTTGGCCTTTTGAGGGGAGGGATAAAGCACGCTAAAAAGGAGATGGAACAGGCTGGAGCAAGCATCCCCAAGGGGCACGCCATCCACATGATCCTGTGCGTAGGCGTTCCCAAAAATTCCATAAAATTTCTGAAGATTCCCCCCCGGAACCCGCCCGGAGCCTAA